In Achromobacter xylosoxidans A8, a single window of DNA contains:
- the secF gene encoding protein translocase subunit SecF: MEFFRIHRTIPFMRHALVLNIISFVTFLAAVFFIVTRGFHLSIEFTGGTVMEVNYAQTAQLENVRGVVSKLGYTDFQVQNFGTSHDVMIRLPLQEGQTSATQSETVMAALKTADSGVELRRVEFVGPQVGQELLHNGLMALLVVVIGIMVYLGFRFEWKFAVAGVIANLHDVVIILGFFAFFQWEFSLSVLAGVLAVLGYSVNESVVIMDRIRENFRKYRKADVHEVINSAITQTISRTIITHGSTQMMVLAMLFFGGPTLHYFAMALTIGIWFGIYSSVFVAAALAMWLGVKREDLVKPVKKEGEEGEAA; encoded by the coding sequence ATGGAATTTTTCCGTATTCACCGCACCATCCCGTTCATGCGCCACGCGTTGGTGCTGAACATCATCAGCTTCGTCACTTTCCTGGCGGCTGTCTTCTTCATCGTCACCCGCGGCTTCCACCTGTCGATCGAGTTCACCGGCGGCACGGTCATGGAAGTCAACTACGCCCAGACGGCGCAGCTTGAAAACGTGCGCGGCGTGGTCTCCAAGCTGGGCTACACCGACTTCCAGGTGCAGAACTTCGGCACCTCGCACGACGTCATGATCCGCCTGCCCTTGCAGGAAGGCCAGACCTCGGCCACCCAGAGCGAAACCGTCATGGCCGCGCTGAAGACCGCCGACTCCGGCGTCGAACTGCGCCGCGTCGAGTTCGTCGGCCCGCAGGTGGGCCAGGAACTGCTGCACAACGGGCTGATGGCCCTGCTCGTCGTGGTCATCGGCATCATGGTGTACCTGGGCTTCCGCTTCGAATGGAAGTTCGCCGTCGCCGGCGTGATCGCCAACCTGCACGACGTGGTGATCATCCTGGGCTTCTTCGCCTTCTTCCAGTGGGAATTCTCGCTGTCGGTGCTGGCGGGCGTGCTGGCGGTGCTGGGCTACTCCGTGAACGAATCCGTGGTCATCATGGACCGGATCCGCGAGAACTTCCGCAAGTACCGCAAGGCGGACGTGCACGAAGTCATCAACAGCGCCATCACGCAGACCATCTCGCGGACCATCATCACCCACGGTTCGACGCAGATGATGGTGCTGGCCATGCTGTTCTTCGGCGGCCCCACCCTGCACTACTTCGCCATGGCCCTGACCATCGGCATCTGGTTCGGCATCTACTCGTCGGTGTTCGTGGCCGCGGCCCTGGCCATGTGGCTGGGCGTCAAGCGCGAAGACTTGGTCAAGCCGGTCAAGAAGGAAGGCGAGGAAGGCGAAGCCGCCTGA
- a CDS encoding IS3 family transposase (programmed frameshift): MTKYDERFKLRAVKKCLSGQHSIELIAAELQVDYSMLRRWVSGFQIHGRAALAKKSGHYDAQFKLRVLKHAEREGLSDREVVALYDIRSAGSIGQWRAQYHKHGIGALEPQPRGQRAMPHKYPPEPVPKDMTEEELREEVANLRAELDYLKKLDALRSGKDPSARCKAQVVQELRHKHPLERLLRAAKLSRSTFYYHLKAQGAADQYADLKARISAVYARHKGRYGYRRITAALRQAGELVNHKTVQKLMQRLGLKSLVRVKKYRSYRGQSHHVAANVLARDFVAERPNQKWVTDVTEFKVRGEKLYLSPVMDLYNGEIVAYETSQRPVFKLIGTMVKKALARLKPTDSPILHSDQGWQYQHPQYRRMLADRSLTQSMSRRGNCLDNAAMESFFGTLKSEFFHLNRFENVAQLQAGIRQYIRYYNHERIKLKLKGLSPVQYRAQAFGL; encoded by the exons ATGACGAAGTACGACGAGCGCTTTAAGCTGCGCGCGGTCAAGAAATGTTTATCAGGGCAACACAGTATTGAGTTGATTGCTGCTGAACTGCAGGTCGACTACTCGATGCTGCGGCGTTGGGTGTCGGGTTTTCAGATCCATGGGCGCGCGGCCTTGGCCAAGAAGTCCGGTCACTATGACGCGCAGTTCAAGCTGAGGGTGTTGAAGCACGCCGAGCGGGAGGGGCTGTCAGACCGAGAGGTGGTCGCGCTCTACGATATTCGGTCAGCGGGTTCGATAGGCCAATGGCGCGCTCAGTATCATAAGCATGGTATTGGGGCGTTGGAGCCCCAGCCGAGAGGACAACGCGCCATGCCACATAAGTATCCCCCCGAGCCAGTGCCCAAAGACATGACCGAGGAGGAGCTACGCGAAGAGGTCGCGAACCTGCGAGCGGAGCTGGACTACCTAAAAAAGCTCGATGCCTTG CGAAGCGGAAAAGACCCAAGCGCTCGTTGCAAAGCGCAAGTGGTCCAAGAATTGAGGCATAAGCATCCGCTGGAACGGTTGCTGCGCGCAGCCAAACTGTCGCGCAGCACGTTCTACTATCACCTGAAGGCGCAGGGCGCTGCCGATCAGTACGCTGATTTGAAGGCACGCATCAGTGCGGTCTATGCACGCCACAAGGGCCGCTACGGCTATCGCCGGATCACGGCCGCGTTACGCCAGGCGGGGGAATTAGTGAATCACAAAACGGTACAGAAGCTGATGCAGAGGCTGGGCCTGAAGTCGTTGGTGCGAGTCAAAAAGTACCGCTCTTACCGAGGCCAGTCGCATCACGTGGCGGCCAACGTGCTGGCGCGCGACTTCGTTGCTGAGCGGCCGAACCAAAAGTGGGTTACCGATGTGACCGAGTTCAAGGTACGAGGCGAAAAGCTGTATCTGTCGCCGGTCATGGACCTGTATAACGGTGAGATCGTGGCCTATGAGACCAGCCAACGGCCAGTGTTCAAGCTTATTGGCACCATGGTGAAGAAAGCGCTGGCGCGGCTCAAGCCCACCGACAGCCCCATCCTGCACTCAGACCAGGGCTGGCAGTATCAACATCCCCAATACCGCCGCATGCTGGCAGATCGGTCGCTTACCCAAAGCATGTCGCGCAGGGGAAATTGTCTGGACAACGCCGCCATGGAGAGCTTCTTTGGCACGTTGAAGTCCGAATTCTTCCACCTGAATCGCTTCGAAAACGTCGCGCAGTTACAGGCGGGCATCCGCCAGTACATCCGTTATTACAATCACGAACGCATCAAACTCAAGCTAAAAGGCCTGAGTCCGGTGCAGTACCGAGCTCAGGCCTTCGGGCTTTAG
- a CDS encoding VOC family protein — translation MKLVIDHLVIAAADLDSGAEYVAGLLGIAPSGGGAHPRMGTHNRVLGMAGGIYLEVIAIDPRAPAPARPRWFGLDQDAVRARIAQGPYLAHWAARVEAPLDLTLMQAEHPARIPPAIPMERGQLRWRLTVPDDGSLPAWREAGHAAGDGLLPTLIQWDVENYPGVSLPPQDLVLKQLSGSHPQAGLLRQGLAWLGADHLIQVEQADGPPRLSAQIETAGGLKILA, via the coding sequence ATGAAACTCGTCATCGATCACCTCGTCATCGCCGCCGCCGACCTGGACAGCGGCGCCGAATACGTCGCCGGACTGCTAGGCATCGCCCCCTCGGGCGGCGGCGCGCATCCCCGCATGGGCACCCACAACCGGGTGCTGGGCATGGCGGGCGGCATCTACCTCGAAGTCATCGCCATCGATCCGCGGGCCCCGGCGCCAGCGCGGCCGCGCTGGTTCGGACTGGATCAGGACGCAGTCCGCGCCCGCATCGCCCAGGGGCCCTACCTGGCACATTGGGCGGCTCGGGTGGAGGCGCCGCTGGACCTGACCCTCATGCAGGCCGAACATCCCGCGCGCATCCCTCCCGCCATCCCTATGGAACGCGGGCAGTTGCGCTGGCGGCTGACGGTGCCCGACGACGGCAGCCTGCCCGCGTGGCGCGAAGCCGGCCACGCGGCCGGCGACGGCCTGCTGCCCACGTTGATCCAATGGGACGTCGAGAATTATCCCGGCGTCAGCCTGCCGCCCCAGGACCTGGTCCTCAAGCAATTGTCCGGCAGCCATCCCCAGGCTGGACTGCTGCGCCAGGGCTTGGCCTGGCTGGGCGCCGACCACCTGATCCAGGTGGAACAGGCCGACGGGCCGCCCCGCCTGAGCGCGCAGATAGAAACGGCCGGCGGCCTGAAGATCCTGGCCTGA
- a CDS encoding alanyl-tRNA editing protein: MHATRKRFDEDPYLDRCDATVIAVSPEGVELDETVCYARSGGQAGDSGTLTLADGRALALTDTVYADDRQRILHVLEGGMTPQVGDRVSVAIDWPRRHRLMRLHTCLHLLGALVPAPVTGCSISPDSARVDFDLPESTLDKADLTERLNALIEARTGVSINCITPEQLAAEPDLVRTVGAAPPAGTASIRIVEIPGVDRQPCGGTHVANTGEIGAVIVTKIEKKSRTNRRVVVNFA, from the coding sequence ATGCATGCCACCCGCAAGCGATTCGACGAAGACCCTTACCTGGACCGATGCGACGCCACCGTGATCGCGGTCAGCCCCGAAGGCGTCGAACTGGACGAGACCGTCTGCTACGCGCGCAGCGGCGGCCAGGCGGGCGACAGCGGCACGCTGACGCTGGCCGACGGCCGCGCGTTGGCGCTGACCGACACCGTGTATGCCGACGACCGCCAGCGCATCCTGCATGTGCTGGAAGGCGGGATGACGCCGCAAGTAGGCGACCGCGTCTCGGTGGCCATCGATTGGCCGCGGCGCCACCGGCTCATGCGCCTGCATACCTGCCTGCACCTGTTGGGCGCGCTGGTGCCCGCGCCCGTGACCGGCTGCAGCATTTCACCCGACTCGGCGCGGGTCGATTTCGACCTGCCCGAGTCCACGCTGGACAAGGCCGACCTGACCGAACGCCTGAACGCCTTGATCGAGGCCCGCACCGGCGTCAGCATCAACTGCATCACGCCCGAGCAACTGGCGGCCGAACCCGACCTGGTGCGCACCGTGGGCGCTGCGCCCCCGGCCGGCACCGCCAGCATACGCATCGTCGAAATCCCGGGCGTGGATCGCCAGCCCTGTGGTGGCACGCACGTGGCCAACACCGGCGAGATCGGCGCGGTGATCGTTACGAAGATCGAGAAAAAGAGCCGCACCAACCGGCGCGTCGTGGTGAATTTCGCGTAG
- a CDS encoding phosphatase PAP2 family protein translates to MNTNPLTPSAAAPVTDAVAGPGPDQFRNPFSALTWVLLGCALALAASACALWVDLPLAVWIKQSVSEGVNESFEWIGELGESGPYIGVALAFYVIGLVGLARGWRNPVRMSYASMARGSLLMLSTMAVGGLVVLVLKRSVARARPELFFEKGIYGLGESFSRVQLYNSFPSSHTYAAFAVAVTLGILAPRWRWVFLLLAVLVAMSRLVNLDHYLSDVMTAAGIAVLVGHVLAPRVLGAEYQWPLRAPWRWWKK, encoded by the coding sequence ATGAACACCAATCCCCTGACGCCTTCGGCGGCCGCTCCCGTGACCGACGCCGTGGCGGGCCCCGGGCCCGATCAGTTCCGCAATCCGTTTTCCGCGCTGACCTGGGTGCTGCTGGGCTGCGCCCTGGCGCTGGCCGCCAGCGCCTGCGCGCTGTGGGTGGACCTGCCGCTGGCGGTGTGGATCAAGCAGTCGGTCTCCGAGGGCGTGAACGAATCCTTCGAATGGATCGGCGAGCTCGGCGAAAGCGGCCCCTATATCGGCGTGGCGCTGGCCTTCTATGTGATAGGGCTGGTCGGCCTGGCGCGCGGCTGGCGCAACCCGGTGCGCATGAGCTACGCCAGCATGGCGCGCGGCAGCCTGCTGATGTTGTCGACGATGGCGGTGGGCGGGCTGGTGGTGCTGGTGCTTAAGCGTTCGGTGGCGCGGGCGCGTCCCGAGCTGTTCTTCGAGAAGGGCATCTACGGGCTGGGCGAGTCGTTCTCGCGCGTGCAGCTCTACAACTCCTTTCCCTCCAGCCACACCTATGCGGCGTTCGCCGTGGCGGTGACGCTAGGCATCCTGGCGCCGCGCTGGCGCTGGGTCTTCCTGCTGCTGGCGGTGCTGGTGGCCATGAGCCGGCTGGTCAATCTGGACCACTATCTGTCCGATGTGATGACGGCCGCGGGCATCGCGGTGCTGGTCGGGCATGTGTTGGCGCCCCGGGTGTTGGGCGCCGAATATCAGTGGCCCCTGCGCGCGCCTTGGCGCTGGTGGAAAAAGTAA
- the miaB gene encoding tRNA (N6-isopentenyl adenosine(37)-C2)-methylthiotransferase MiaB, which produces MQETTLKRADAAHDGASAALPAAQAGSPRKLYIRTFGCQMNEYDSDKMADVLRGDQGLELTDNPEDADVILFNTCSVREKAQEKVFSDLGRVQHLKKTNPNLVIGVGGCVASQEGEAIVKRAPYVDVVFGPQTLHRLPDLIKRRRDEGRSQVDISFPEIEKFDNMPPPRVDGATAFVSIMEGCSKYCSFCVVPYTRGEEVSRPFEDVLVEVADLADQGVKEVTLLGQNVNAYRGRMTDSDEIADFAMLLEYVHEIPGIERIRYTTSHPKEMTQRMVDAYARLPKLVSFLHLPVQAGSDRVLAGMKRGYTTLEFKSVVRRLRAARPDLTLSSDFIVGFPGETEEDFEKTMKLIEDVGFDTSFSFVYSRRPGTPAADLQDDTPQDVKLRRLQRLQALINEQAATIARNMIGTRQRLLVEGPSRRDPNELMGRTENNRIVNFAAPARLIGQMVDVIITEAHTNSLRARVADVDRTPQEAE; this is translated from the coding sequence ATGCAAGAAACCACTCTCAAGCGCGCCGACGCCGCGCACGACGGCGCCAGCGCCGCCCTCCCCGCCGCCCAAGCCGGCTCCCCCCGCAAGCTGTACATCCGCACCTTCGGCTGCCAGATGAACGAGTACGACTCGGACAAGATGGCCGACGTACTACGTGGCGACCAGGGCCTGGAACTCACCGACAACCCGGAAGACGCCGACGTCATCCTGTTCAACACCTGTTCGGTGCGCGAGAAGGCGCAGGAAAAGGTCTTCTCGGACCTGGGCCGGGTGCAGCACCTGAAGAAAACCAATCCCAACCTGGTGATCGGCGTGGGCGGCTGCGTGGCCAGCCAGGAAGGCGAGGCCATCGTCAAGCGCGCGCCCTACGTCGACGTGGTGTTCGGCCCGCAGACGCTGCACCGCCTGCCGGACCTGATCAAGCGCCGCCGCGACGAAGGCCGTTCGCAAGTGGACATCAGCTTCCCCGAGATCGAAAAATTCGACAACATGCCGCCCCCCCGCGTGGACGGCGCCACGGCGTTCGTCTCGATCATGGAAGGCTGTAGCAAGTACTGCAGCTTCTGCGTCGTGCCCTATACGCGCGGCGAGGAAGTCTCGCGCCCCTTCGAGGACGTGCTGGTGGAAGTCGCCGACCTGGCCGACCAGGGCGTGAAGGAAGTGACGCTGCTGGGCCAGAACGTCAACGCCTACCGCGGCCGCATGACGGACAGCGACGAGATCGCCGACTTCGCCATGCTGCTGGAGTACGTGCACGAAATCCCCGGCATCGAGCGCATCCGCTACACCACCTCGCACCCCAAGGAAATGACCCAGCGCATGGTGGACGCCTACGCCCGCCTGCCCAAGCTGGTGTCCTTCCTGCACCTGCCGGTGCAGGCCGGCAGCGACCGCGTGCTGGCCGGCATGAAGCGCGGCTACACCACCCTGGAATTCAAGTCGGTGGTGCGCCGCCTGCGCGCCGCGCGCCCCGACCTGACCCTGTCCTCTGACTTCATCGTCGGCTTTCCCGGCGAAACCGAGGAAGACTTCGAAAAGACCATGAAGCTGATCGAGGACGTCGGCTTCGACACCTCGTTCTCGTTCGTGTATTCGCGCCGCCCGGGCACCCCCGCCGCGGACCTGCAGGACGACACGCCGCAGGACGTGAAGCTGCGTCGCCTGCAACGCCTGCAAGCGCTGATCAACGAGCAGGCGGCCACGATCGCCCGCAACATGATCGGCACGCGCCAGCGCCTGCTGGTGGAAGGCCCCTCGCGCCGCGACCCGAACGAACTGATGGGCCGCACCGAGAACAACCGCATCGTGAACTTCGCCGCGCCCGCGCGGCTCATCGGACAAATGGTCGACGTCATCATCACCGAAGCGCACACCAACTCGCTGCGCGCCCGGGTCGCCGACGTGGACCGTACCCCCCAAGAGGCCGAATGA
- a CDS encoding PhoH family protein, translating to MTTPRSRARRSMPIVVTLDGDNTHLANLCGPLDENLRQLADGMNVKLSRRGSRVTIEGELAELASRVLRRFHEQAVHRALSVDDIQLGLVEIGVGRQEQELKEEQAREADPLPALDDESDSIALRTKRSDLRPRTPRQRDYLNNILKHDITFGVGPAGTGKTWLAVACAIDAMERDTVQRLVLTRPAVEAGERLGFLPGDLAQKVDPYLRPLYDALYDLMGFEKVQRLFEKQTIEIAPLAYMRGRTLNHAFVILDEAQNTTPEQMKMFLTRIGFGSKAVITGDPSQVDLPRGQDSGLAHAVKVLHEVQGIATTRFTSRDVVRHPLVARIVDAYDRASEDEA from the coding sequence ATGACCACTCCCCGCTCCCGCGCCCGCCGCAGCATGCCCATCGTCGTCACCCTGGACGGCGACAACACCCATCTGGCCAACCTCTGCGGCCCGCTGGACGAGAACCTGCGGCAGCTGGCCGACGGCATGAACGTCAAGCTCTCGCGCCGCGGCAGCCGCGTCACCATCGAAGGCGAGCTGGCGGAGCTGGCCAGCCGGGTGCTGCGCCGCTTCCATGAGCAGGCCGTGCACCGCGCCCTGTCGGTCGACGATATCCAGCTCGGGCTGGTCGAGATCGGCGTCGGCCGGCAGGAACAGGAATTGAAGGAAGAGCAGGCCCGCGAGGCGGACCCGCTGCCCGCCCTGGACGACGAAAGCGACAGCATCGCCCTGCGCACCAAGCGCAGCGACCTGCGTCCGCGCACGCCGCGCCAGCGCGACTACTTGAACAACATCCTCAAGCACGACATCACCTTCGGCGTCGGCCCCGCCGGCACCGGCAAGACCTGGCTGGCCGTGGCCTGCGCCATCGACGCGATGGAGCGCGACACCGTGCAGCGCCTGGTGCTGACGCGCCCGGCGGTCGAGGCCGGCGAACGCCTGGGCTTCCTGCCCGGCGACCTGGCGCAGAAGGTCGACCCGTACCTGCGCCCGCTCTACGACGCGCTCTACGACCTGATGGGCTTCGAGAAGGTGCAGCGCCTGTTCGAAAAGCAGACCATCGAGATCGCGCCGCTGGCCTATATGCGCGGCCGCACGCTCAACCACGCCTTCGTCATCCTGGACGAAGCGCAGAACACCACGCCGGAACAGATGAAAATGTTCCTGACGCGGATCGGCTTCGGCAGCAAGGCCGTCATCACCGGCGACCCGTCCCAGGTGGACCTGCCGCGCGGCCAGGACAGCGGTCTGGCGCATGCGGTGAAGGTACTGCACGAGGTGCAAGGCATCGCCACCACCCGATTCACCAGCCGAGACGTCGTGCGCCATCCGCTGGTCGCACGCATCGTCGACGCCTACGACCGCGCCTCCGAAGATGAAGCCTGA
- the ybeY gene encoding rRNA maturation RNase YbeY produces MKPELSLSVQYGVEEARLPRWRLRRWAERALAAAADDGLVAFSAAELSLRLVGAAEGRRLNRDFRGRDYATNVLTFEYGVDPLGVARGDIVMCVPVLVREAREQRKALLDHAAHLTIHGVLHALGYDHIKARDAKRMEALETATLADMRIADPYVAA; encoded by the coding sequence ATGAAGCCTGAACTGTCCCTGTCCGTACAGTACGGCGTCGAGGAAGCCCGCCTGCCCCGCTGGCGCCTGCGCCGCTGGGCCGAGCGCGCACTGGCGGCCGCAGCCGACGACGGCCTGGTGGCGTTCTCGGCCGCGGAGCTCAGCCTGCGCCTGGTCGGCGCGGCCGAGGGCCGGCGCCTGAACCGCGACTTCCGCGGCCGCGACTACGCCACCAATGTGCTGACCTTCGAGTACGGGGTGGATCCGCTGGGGGTTGCGCGCGGCGACATCGTCATGTGCGTGCCGGTGCTGGTGCGCGAGGCCCGCGAACAGCGCAAGGCCCTGCTGGACCACGCCGCGCACCTCACCATCCACGGCGTGCTGCACGCGCTGGGCTACGACCACATCAAGGCCCGCGACGCCAAGCGCATGGAAGCCCTGGAGACCGCCACCCTGGCCGACATGCGCATCGCCGATCCGTACGTGGCAGCCTGA
- a CDS encoding HlyC/CorC family transporter has translation MSDPYPAPEATPARSAKPATKSLLDRLLSLVRRQPEDREGIKAVLEAAHERQLLDAESYKMIKGALAVSEGTVGDIMVPRSRMDLLDVTQPIPYLVASVIETAHSRFPVYEGDRDNIIGILLAKDLLRCMLEPGIEVRTLVRPAVFIPESKRLNVLLHEFRASRNHQAIVIDEHGGISGLVTMEDVLEQIVGDIEDEFDETEEDSIFPEGENQWRVLAATDISHFNEVFGCQLPDDEYDSVGGWMGGQLGRIPRRGDIAEFDGLRLEVARGDARRAIWLRVKRNAAPQASPSSDE, from the coding sequence ATGTCTGACCCTTACCCTGCTCCCGAAGCGACTCCTGCTCGCTCAGCCAAACCCGCCACCAAATCCCTTCTAGACCGCCTGCTTTCCCTTGTGCGCCGCCAGCCCGAGGACCGCGAAGGCATCAAGGCCGTTCTGGAAGCCGCGCACGAACGCCAGCTGCTCGACGCGGAATCCTACAAGATGATCAAGGGCGCGCTCGCCGTGTCCGAAGGCACTGTCGGCGACATCATGGTCCCGCGTTCGCGCATGGATCTGCTGGACGTCACGCAGCCCATCCCCTACCTGGTGGCCTCGGTCATCGAGACCGCCCACTCGCGCTTCCCCGTGTACGAAGGCGACCGCGACAACATCATCGGCATCCTGCTGGCCAAGGATCTGCTGCGCTGCATGCTGGAACCCGGCATCGAAGTGCGCACGCTGGTGCGGCCCGCCGTCTTCATCCCCGAATCCAAGCGCCTGAACGTGCTGCTGCACGAGTTCCGCGCCAGCCGCAACCACCAGGCCATCGTCATCGATGAGCATGGCGGCATTTCCGGCCTGGTCACGATGGAAGACGTGCTGGAACAGATCGTCGGCGACATCGAAGACGAATTCGACGAAACCGAGGAAGACTCCATCTTCCCCGAAGGCGAGAACCAGTGGCGCGTCCTGGCGGCCACCGACATCTCGCACTTCAACGAAGTGTTCGGCTGCCAACTGCCCGACGACGAGTACGACAGCGTCGGCGGCTGGATGGGCGGACAGCTGGGCCGCATCCCGCGCCGCGGCGACATCGCCGAGTTCGACGGCCTGCGCCTGGAAGTGGCCCGCGGCGACGCGCGTCGCGCCATCTGGCTGCGCGTCAAGCGCAACGCCGCGCCTCAAGCCTCACCCTCTTCCGACGAATGA
- the lnt gene encoding apolipoprotein N-acyltransferase gives MTQSPRSRYLRGAAGLVLAGAVHALTFSPGPLPDWALAVTQVLMLAIAARVTLYAPSAKQAWLRGWLFGFASYALGLYWIFISLHRYGDLAAPLAVAAVLALSAFLALFPATASALARRYAPLLPDSPPARILSGTLAWAAMWAAFEWLRAVLLTGFPWLNIGYAQVDSPIAGWAPLLGVHGMAFLAAFVAAALASLWQPSRRAGAGSRHALAAGIALALAAAGWPLSRIDWSTPSGDPLNVRLVQGNIGQSQKFDPALLDQSLTRHLDLAAMPPAPGVPAPQLIILPETVLPIFQDQLDPRAWAVWRDLAAQRNTTIAMGVPLHDRVNGRDRYTNSVMGFDGNTPVEQLVAGNTAMRYDKRHLVPWGEYVPPGFHWFVDMLNIPLGDFDRGAVRQTPFAVGGQHVAFNICYEDLFGPDLLPALQPGPNGEPGATILVNVSNLGWFGDSWALRQHLQIGRLRTMETARPMLTATNTGITAAIDAKGHVAAQLAPLQAGVLPVAVQGMTGLTPYARFGDKTALALIGLALIAAFGSGRKTRRG, from the coding sequence ATGACCCAGTCCCCGCGCAGCCGTTACCTGCGCGGCGCCGCCGGCCTGGTGCTGGCGGGCGCCGTGCACGCCCTGACTTTCTCGCCCGGGCCCTTGCCGGATTGGGCGCTGGCGGTCACCCAGGTCCTGATGCTGGCCATCGCCGCGCGCGTCACCTTGTATGCGCCTTCCGCGAAACAGGCCTGGCTGCGCGGCTGGCTGTTCGGCTTCGCCAGCTATGCGCTGGGCTTGTACTGGATCTTCATCAGCCTGCACCGCTACGGCGATCTGGCCGCGCCGCTGGCCGTGGCCGCGGTGCTGGCGCTGTCGGCCTTCCTGGCCCTGTTCCCGGCCACCGCCAGCGCGCTGGCGCGCCGCTACGCGCCGCTGCTACCGGATTCTCCGCCTGCCCGCATCCTGTCAGGCACGCTGGCCTGGGCCGCGATGTGGGCCGCGTTCGAATGGCTGCGCGCCGTGCTGCTGACGGGCTTTCCCTGGCTCAACATCGGCTATGCGCAGGTCGACAGTCCCATCGCGGGCTGGGCACCGTTGCTCGGCGTGCATGGCATGGCCTTCTTGGCCGCCTTCGTCGCCGCGGCCCTGGCAAGCCTGTGGCAGCCCTCGCGCCGGGCCGGCGCCGGCTCGCGCCACGCCCTGGCTGCCGGCATCGCGCTGGCCTTGGCCGCTGCCGGCTGGCCGCTGTCCCGCATCGACTGGTCCACGCCGTCCGGCGATCCGCTGAACGTGCGCCTGGTCCAGGGCAACATCGGACAATCCCAGAAATTCGACCCCGCCCTGCTCGACCAGAGCCTGACGCGCCACCTGGACCTGGCGGCGATGCCGCCGGCGCCGGGCGTGCCCGCGCCACAACTGATCATCCTGCCGGAAACCGTGCTGCCGATCTTCCAGGACCAGCTCGATCCGCGCGCCTGGGCAGTCTGGCGCGACCTGGCGGCGCAGCGCAATACGACCATCGCCATGGGCGTGCCGCTGCACGACCGCGTCAACGGCCGCGACCGCTACACCAACAGCGTCATGGGCTTTGACGGCAATACGCCAGTCGAGCAGCTCGTGGCCGGCAACACCGCCATGCGCTACGACAAGCGCCACCTGGTGCCCTGGGGCGAGTACGTGCCGCCCGGCTTCCACTGGTTCGTGGACATGCTGAACATTCCGCTGGGCGACTTCGACCGCGGCGCGGTGCGCCAGACGCCCTTCGCGGTCGGCGGCCAGCACGTCGCGTTCAACATCTGCTACGAAGACCTGTTCGGACCGGACCTGCTGCCCGCGCTGCAGCCCGGCCCCAATGGCGAACCGGGCGCGACGATACTGGTGAACGTCAGCAACCTGGGCTGGTTCGGCGATTCCTGGGCCTTGCGCCAGCATCTGCAGATCGGCCGCCTGCGCACCATGGAAACGGCGCGTCCCATGCTGACCGCCACCAACACCGGCATTACCGCCGCTATCGACGCAAAGGGCCACGTGGCGGCCCAACTCGCGCCGCTGCAAGCCGGCGTGCTGCCGGTGGCGGTGCAAGGCATGACGGGGCTGACGCCCTATGCGCGCTTTGGCGACAAGACCGCGCTGGCCCTGATCGGCCTGGCGCTGATTGCCGCGTTCGGCAGCGGCCGCAAGACGCGCCGCGGCTGA